From the genome of Rhodopirellula bahusiensis, one region includes:
- a CDS encoding class I SAM-dependent methyltransferase: MKSTRKINLQCPVCGIAQFRFRFEKKGRDFWRCMSCAGELLYPLPTVDELEQYYDESYSEGMYSDFAAAQTMKRMTAHSRLSELSRYVPSASGGRWLDVGCADGTFVAVAKEKGADAQGVELSATAVELARQAGLNVHSGTVDSLPNDARFDTITAFDVIEHVLDPRDFIRALRMRVRDGGHIVLTLPDLNSMARRLMGSRWYFYIPEEHLHYFNRQNLSLLLQEEGFTVKAACRTYKPLTFDYSLVQFAEYNPMIHRVLSTIGNLMPSRLRSKVIPLPIGEMMLIGQYNAT; encoded by the coding sequence ATGAAGTCCACACGTAAAATCAACTTGCAATGCCCCGTTTGTGGGATTGCTCAGTTTCGGTTTCGCTTTGAGAAAAAGGGACGTGATTTCTGGCGGTGCATGTCGTGCGCTGGTGAGCTGCTGTATCCGTTGCCAACGGTTGACGAACTGGAACAGTACTACGACGAAAGCTATTCGGAGGGCATGTATAGCGATTTTGCTGCCGCTCAAACGATGAAACGCATGACGGCTCATAGCCGTCTGTCAGAACTAAGCCGATACGTCCCGAGCGCCAGTGGCGGTCGATGGCTGGATGTTGGGTGTGCCGACGGAACGTTCGTGGCGGTTGCCAAGGAGAAAGGTGCGGATGCCCAAGGCGTCGAGCTCTCAGCAACGGCAGTGGAACTCGCTCGTCAGGCTGGCCTGAATGTTCACTCTGGGACGGTCGATTCGCTACCAAACGATGCTCGCTTCGATACCATCACGGCATTTGACGTGATTGAACACGTGTTGGACCCTCGCGATTTCATTCGTGCTTTACGCATGCGAGTCCGCGATGGCGGGCATATTGTCCTGACACTTCCCGACCTAAACTCAATGGCCCGCCGGTTGATGGGATCGCGATGGTATTTTTACATTCCTGAAGAGCATTTGCACTATTTCAATCGCCAGAATCTAAGCCTGCTACTCCAAGAAGAAGGATTCACCGTCAAAGCGGCTTGCCGAACGTACAAGCCTTTGACGTTCGACTACTCGCTCGTCCAATTCGCTGAATACAACCCGATGATACACCGAGTGCTCAGTACCATCGGGAACTTAATGCCATCCCGGCTACGATCAAAAGTCATTCCGCTTCCGATCGGCGAAATGATGCTGATCGGCCAATACAACGCAACATAA
- a CDS encoding tetratricopeptide repeat protein: MRRTHLKILLVSVFFFGIGFQSAVVAQHGGGHGGVGGHGGFGGHGGFGGHSGYGGHNGVGGHNGVGGHSGFGGHSGYGGHGLSTHGTLGHGYSSLGHGGYGHGGYLHGGYGHGIGLGIHLGAGIVHHAYYPHYGTYGGYYAGVYPYSYYDVDLYSSAPASSYVAGSSQTPQSYSVAKPAIPDAASATASSNSPSDESYRLSAEAAFRAGQFGRAAKLVSHALVEDPENVQLQLLLAHALFASGDYRGSALTIHRAASIGGLSELGYDVKSWRNLYRDGSYTEAMNRLNKFVAENPDDAAARFVRGYHFLYLDNHADYAKRELSKALELEPGDRLASDLIARLDGDPIGPPTLDAEPLESASSATPAVDDHSTHTHP, from the coding sequence ATGAGACGCACGCATTTAAAAATCCTACTGGTTTCGGTTTTCTTTTTTGGAATAGGGTTCCAGTCCGCCGTGGTGGCACAGCATGGTGGGGGCCACGGCGGTGTTGGCGGGCACGGCGGCTTTGGAGGCCACGGCGGCTTCGGCGGGCACAGCGGTTACGGTGGGCACAACGGCGTTGGTGGGCACAACGGCGTTGGTGGTCACAGCGGTTTTGGCGGGCATTCGGGATACGGCGGTCATGGTTTGTCCACTCATGGCACTCTTGGTCATGGTTACAGCAGCTTAGGGCATGGCGGCTACGGGCATGGCGGCTATCTTCACGGCGGCTACGGGCACGGAATCGGGTTGGGTATCCACTTGGGGGCAGGTATCGTTCATCACGCGTACTATCCCCACTACGGAACCTATGGGGGATACTATGCGGGCGTTTATCCGTACTCGTATTACGATGTCGATCTTTACTCCTCGGCTCCCGCTTCGAGTTACGTTGCCGGTTCGTCGCAAACGCCGCAAAGTTATTCCGTTGCGAAGCCGGCGATTCCAGACGCTGCATCCGCTACAGCCTCATCGAACAGCCCTTCGGATGAATCGTATCGACTATCTGCCGAAGCTGCATTCCGTGCCGGGCAGTTCGGTCGAGCGGCGAAACTGGTTAGTCACGCTTTGGTAGAAGACCCAGAAAACGTCCAGCTTCAATTGTTGCTCGCCCACGCATTGTTCGCTTCGGGTGACTATCGCGGTTCCGCGTTGACGATCCATCGCGCGGCGTCCATCGGCGGCTTGAGTGAACTCGGTTACGATGTCAAGAGTTGGCGGAATTTGTACCGCGATGGCAGCTATACCGAAGCCATGAATCGTCTCAACAAGTTTGTCGCCGAGAACCCCGACGACGCTGCGGCGAGGTTCGTCAGAGGCTATCATTTCCTGTATTTGGACAACCATGCCGACTACGCCAAGAGAGAGTTATCCAAGGCGTTGGAACTGGAACCGGGCGATCGCTTGGCGTCAGACTTGATCGCAAGATTGGATGGCGATCCGATCGGACCACCGACTTTGGACGCCGAGCCGTTAGAGTCCGCGTCTTCCGCGACGCCCGCCGTCGATGATCATTCCACACACACCCACCCTTAG
- a CDS encoding ferredoxin reductase family protein, with amino-acid sequence MNSPGEIRQPFASVLLATLYFAAVVSPATVAVLAVPQTDHSLLSEIAKNCGLVGIGILLFQFVLAGRLRWICDVFSLSEVMLFHRSMGLLAIALLLLHPVLLAAGEGDWSLIYGWSQPLYIWAGKLGLLALITHIVVSVFRTALKLSYEHWRMTHDVLAVAIIGLTLVHGWFAGGDLQAWPMQLLWILLGGAAISVLVWHRWIRPMKLASQPMRVVEVRQETPDVWTLRLAGVENWTADHLPGQFQFLTFPDSWAVPPEEHHFTIASSPTAEGYVESTIKASGDFTRKIQSIEPDDPVIVHKAFGHFSYLMHANENAFVFVAGGIGVTPLMSMLRHMRDTGSQKHVRFLFANKTAADIVFADELAQMQATQSPPLTLTHVLSNADESWSGERGHIDAEKIERLLGEIESTTGVYVCGPAAMTKQVIEGLQDRGVSHRQIHTESFSLAHDTAPTSAGSLWRRRLTVATALMVVVLVGAVALWRADGASAGNGHQHSHGHSHSSSDGGSQEDVSPSEETHDHAAE; translated from the coding sequence ATGAACTCCCCTGGTGAAATTCGGCAACCGTTCGCTTCCGTTCTGCTGGCGACGCTGTACTTTGCTGCAGTCGTCTCGCCCGCCACGGTGGCGGTGCTTGCCGTGCCTCAGACCGACCACTCGTTGCTGAGCGAGATTGCTAAAAATTGTGGTTTGGTCGGCATCGGCATTCTGTTATTTCAATTTGTGCTGGCGGGCCGGTTGCGATGGATCTGCGATGTGTTCAGTCTCAGCGAGGTGATGCTCTTTCACCGCTCGATGGGACTTCTCGCAATCGCCTTGCTGTTGCTGCATCCGGTGTTGCTCGCCGCCGGAGAGGGCGATTGGAGTTTGATCTATGGATGGAGCCAGCCCTTGTACATCTGGGCGGGCAAGCTTGGGCTGCTGGCGCTAATCACTCACATCGTCGTCTCCGTTTTTCGGACTGCACTCAAACTGAGTTATGAACACTGGCGAATGACGCACGATGTTTTGGCCGTTGCGATCATCGGCTTGACTTTAGTTCATGGTTGGTTTGCCGGAGGCGACTTGCAAGCCTGGCCGATGCAATTGCTCTGGATTTTACTTGGCGGGGCGGCCATTTCCGTTTTGGTTTGGCATCGCTGGATTCGCCCCATGAAACTTGCCAGCCAACCGATGCGTGTCGTCGAGGTGCGGCAAGAAACGCCGGACGTCTGGACACTTCGCTTGGCGGGAGTTGAAAATTGGACTGCCGATCACCTGCCCGGCCAGTTTCAGTTCTTGACATTTCCCGACTCCTGGGCCGTTCCACCTGAAGAACACCATTTCACGATTGCGTCCAGCCCCACCGCGGAAGGTTACGTCGAATCAACGATCAAGGCTTCGGGCGATTTCACGAGGAAGATTCAGTCGATTGAGCCGGATGACCCCGTGATTGTTCACAAGGCATTTGGGCATTTTTCGTACCTGATGCATGCGAATGAAAACGCATTTGTGTTTGTTGCCGGCGGGATCGGTGTGACGCCGTTGATGAGTATGCTGCGACATATGCGGGATACCGGAAGTCAAAAACACGTGCGGTTTTTGTTCGCCAACAAAACAGCAGCTGACATCGTGTTTGCTGACGAATTGGCTCAAATGCAGGCAACGCAATCTCCGCCTTTGACTTTGACGCATGTGTTGTCCAATGCCGATGAATCGTGGTCCGGCGAGCGGGGTCATATCGATGCCGAGAAGATCGAGCGATTGCTCGGCGAGATTGAGTCAACGACCGGCGTTTATGTTTGCGGACCGGCGGCGATGACGAAGCAAGTGATCGAAGGTTTGCAGGATCGCGGGGTATCGCATCGCCAAATTCACACGGAATCTTTTTCGCTTGCTCATGACACAGCACCGACGAGCGCCGGCAGCCTGTGGCGGAGGCGTCTGACGGTCGCCACCGCACTGATGGTAGTGGTACTGGTGGGTGCTGTGGCGTTGTGGCGCGCCGATGGGGCTTCTGCGGGAAATGGTCACCAACACTCGCACGGCCACAGCCATAGTTCGAGTGACGGCGGATCGCAAGAAGACGTTTCCCCATCCGAAGAGACGCATGACCACGCCGCCGAATAA